AGGCTGTCGATCGTGGCGAGGTACGTGGCGCTGCTGCGCGGCATCAACGTCGGCGGGAAGAACCTGATCCGGATGCCCGCCCTCGAGGGGTGCTTCGTCGATCACGGGTTCGAGGACGTGTCGACTTACATCCAGAGCGGCAACGTCGTCTTCAGCGCCGCTCGCGCGAGCCGTGCCACCCTCACCGCCGAGATCGAGTCGATGCTCAGAGCGAGCTTCGTTCACTACGACGCGAGCGTCGTAGTGCGGAGCGCGAGCCAGATGCGGTCCGTCGTCGCGAACGCGCCGCCGGGGTTCGGTCGCGATCCAGCGAAGTACCGCTACGACGTGATCTTCTTGAAGCCGCCACTGACGGCGACGGTCGCGCTGCGAGACGTGCCGCTGAAGCAAGGAGTGGACGCCGCCGCAGCGGGCAGCGGCGTCCTCTACCACTGGCGGCTCACGAGCCGCGCGACCCAGAGTCGGCTCTCGCGGGTGGTGGCCATGCCGATGTACCAGAACATGACGATCCGCAACTGGAACACGACCACGAAGCTCGAGGCGCTCGTGACGGCATCGGCTGCCTGATTGGGTTCGGGGCGGTCGCTCAGATCCGGGGCGGCGGTGTGGCGTCGTCCCCCGCGGCCGGGCGTGGCTCGTCGGTGACCGCGAGGTCGCCCTCGGCCGCCACGAACACCTCGGGGCGCTGCGGCACGACGTCGTCGACGTCGTCGCGCAACAGCGGCCAGCCGCGCCGCAGCACATGGCCGAGCCACCATCCGGCGAACTGCGACGTCAGCACGGCCGTGAGGACGAGCGTCGAAGAAGGCGCCATTGATGATGCCGGCCTCGAACGCGACGCTCGCAAGCACGATCCAGCCCGAAGCCGGCGAGGAAGGCCGCGAAGACGAGGTTCACCTCGAGGAGCGCGGCGACGGCCGCGTACGCGAGGAGCACGATCAGGGCGTACCCGACCGGGGAGGCGTGCGCGATCACGTTCCATCGGGCGCGATGCAGGCGTTTGAGGAGCAGCGGGAACAGGAAGAGCCCCGCGCCCATGTACAGCAGGGTGGCGCCGACGTGCTCGGTCACGGAGCCGGCGAGGTCGCGCCCCACCTCGGTCGTGGTTGCGAGGGCCGTCGCGACGGCGAGCACGGTCCACAGCGCGATGTCCTCGAGCAGCGCGGTGCCGAGGACGATGCTCGCGAAGCGCGTGTGCAGGATCCGTAGGTCGAAGAAGATGCGGGAGATCACCGGGATCGACGTGACGGCCACGGCGATCGCGAGGACGAGGATCACCGACGTCTCGTCCGACTCGGGGCCCATCAACCGGTCGAGCGGGAGCATCGTGCCGATGCCGAGGGCGATGAAGAAGGGAAGCGGGGTGCCCACCGCGAGGATCCACGCAGTGGGCTTGCGGTTCTCTTGACTGAGCACCCGGCGGACCTCGGTGCCAGAGATGAACAGAAGCAGCAGCAGACCGAGCCAGTAGGTGAAGCCGAGGACCGTCGCGGTGGTGCTCCCCTCGGTGCCGAGCAGCGCCTCCGAGGCCTCAGGCGCGACGCGCCCGAACACGAAAGGCCCGAGCAGCACACCCGCGAGGATCTCGCCGACGAGCCGGGGTTGGTGGAGCCGCTCGAAGAGGTGACCGAGGAGATGCGCCGAGAGCACGATCACGGCCAACGCGATGATCACGGCCGCGAGGTCAGTGTTCGACATGTCGGGGGAACCCTTCCGGAGGAGGCGAGCCGGCATGCCACCGAGGGCCGGGTCCCTCGGTCCATCGGCCGTTGGTCCGCTCGCGAGAGACACCGAACGGCGGGGATCAGTCGAGCGTGGGAAGGTGGAGCGGGATGCCGGCGACTCCGACGTCGGCGATCAATAGGAACGTGTCCCCGACGTTCGCGACCACCGCGCGATCGAGGCGCTCACCCACCCACGCGATGTTCGTCGGCGCGTCGAACGTCGAGGCGAGGTGGTCGTCGACCACGAGGTCGACGACGCCGTCCGGGTCGATCCGCACGAGCCCGTCGGGGCGGTAGAGCGTGACCCAGTACGAGCCATCGATGGCGAGCGCGATCCCGTCGGGGTCGGTGTCGGGGATCTCGGCGACGACCGTCGGCGGCCCAGCCGAGCCGTCGGCGAGGATCGGCACGCGCACCACGCGCTGTTCGTGCGCTTCGACGACGACCAGCGCGTCGCCGTCGGCCGTCACCAGCGCGCCGTTCGGGTAGCCTGGCACCTCGTCGGACCAGCGTTCCGCGTGCTCGCCTCCGGGCGAGAAACGGACGATCTCGGGCCTGCCGTCCTCGCCCGAACACGTCACATAGAGGCAGCCGTCAGGGCCGAACACCGCGACGTTCGGGCAGTCCATGTCGTCGCCGCCGACACCGCGGCTGTATGTCGAGAGCGCTCCGCTGGCCGGATCCCACCGGGCGATCTCGCCCTTCCCGGCGTCGCAGGCGTACACGCGCCCACGCCCGTCCACCGTGACGCCGAGCATCGAGCCGCCGGTCGAGCCCACCTGCGTCACGTCGCCGTCGAGCGCCACCGCGTAGATCTCGCCGCCCTCCCCGCCCGCGTAGACCTTCCCGTCGAAGGGGTTCCACGCCACGCCCTCCGGATGATTGAGGTCAGCGGCGAGCTCGTCGAACCGGTCGAGGGGGATCACGCTGCCCACCCATCGAGGCGACCGAGCAGGGTCTCGATCGTGCGGGCGGCGACGACCACTTCGTCGATCGCGATCGCCTCGTCGGCGTCGTGGGCGAGCCCGAAGTCACCGGGTCCCCACACGACCGCCTGAGAGCCTGCGAGCTCCACGAAGTTGTGGGCATCGGTCCACGCGGGCACGCCGACCGTCGGCGCCCGCGACCCCGACACCTCCTCGCTCGCCCGAAGCAGCGCGTCGAGGACCGGCGCGTCCGGGTGCGTCTCGAACGGCTCCACGCTCGCCTCCACGAGCTCCACGTCGGCATCGTGTTCGGCGGCGAGGGCGCGAAGCCTCGACTCGATCGCACGGGCCGCCGGACCCCCCGGCACCACTCGGATCTCGATGCGAACCCTCGCCCGGTCGGGCACGACGTGCAGTTCGCCGCCGCCCTCGATCCACAGCGTGCCCGGCACGTTCCGGCCGAGCAGGGGGTGCTCAACTTCGGTGAAGGGCTCGTCGTGAACCGCCAACAGGAGCCGCGCAGCCTTCTCGATCGCGTTGTCCCCGCGCTCGGGGAACGATCCGTGGGCGGACCGGCCGTGCACCTCGCAGATCGCATCGACGAAGCCCGCCTCGGCGACACCGAGCTCGAGCCGGCTCGGTTCCCCCGCGATCACCCACGTCGGACGGAGTGCCTCGGCCATCACGATCGATCCGCGGCCCAGCAGCTCCTCGTCGACGCAGACGCCGAGCGCGACCGGGGCAGACGCGAGGTCGACCCCCCGTTCGGCCGCGAGCAGCATGCCGAGCGCGAACGCGATCACCGATCCTTTGCAGTCACCGGCACCGAGCCCGCGGACGAGGTCGCCGTCGAGGGCAGCGTCCCAGGGCCAGGTCGGGGTGATCGTGTCGATGTGCGCGGTGAGCAGCAGCGATGGCTGGGCCGGCCATCCGATCACGAGGTCGTCGGCGGCGCCGTCCACCGGCAGGCGCTCGACCGGCAGGCCCCACGCCGCGCAACGAGCCTCGAGGTGATCGACGGCGTCGTGCTCCTTCCCGGACGGGGAATGGATCGCGACGAGGTCGAGCAGTTCCCGTGAGACCCACGCACGGGCGTCGGCGTCGTTCACGCCCGCGATCCGACGGCCTCTGCGATCGACTCGTCGAGGATGCCGAACACGGTCGACATCTCCTCGACCGGCATCACGAGCGACGGCTGGATGTTGAGCGACGTCGTCGACGGGTCGATCAGCAGGCCGCGACGCACGCACCCCCACGCGACCCGTTCTTGGAGCTCGAGGTCGCGTTCCTTCGTCTCGCGGTCCCTCACGAACTCGACCGCCATGAAGCAGCCGGTCGCGCGGACGTCGCCGATGGCCTCGTACCGATCGACGAGCCCCCGGAGCCCCTCGAGACCCGCGGCTTCCAGGGCCATCACGTTCTCGAGGATCGGCTCGTGTTCGAACACGTCCAGCGTCGCGAGCGCCGCGGCGCACGCCGCCGGCAGCCACGACCACGTCGAGCCGGTCGAGACGTCGTCGAAGTCCATCGAGGCCTCGGTGCCGAGCAGCGCGCCGATCGGCATCACGCCGCCCCCCATCGATTTCCCGAGGGCCAGCAGGTCGGGCTCGACCCCGAACCGCTCGACGGCGAACATCGTGCCCGCTCGGCCGAACCCGGTCTTCACCTCGTCGGCGCACAGCAGGAAGTCGAACTCGCGACAGAGGTCGGTGAGCGCCGGCCAGAACGTCTCTGGCGGGGCGACGCATCCGCCCGAGCCCATCACCGGCTCGATCATGAAGCCGGCGACCTCACGCGGATCGATCGCGTGGTGCAGCAGGAAGTCACGCAGGTAGTCGACCGTGCCGTCGCCGGTGCCGCCGGGCCGGGCCGCGAACGGTGTGCGGTAGGGGTTGGGGTAGGGCACGTGCACGAAGCCGGGCATCAGCGCCCGGTACCCGTAGGAGAGGTCGCTCGTCTCGGCGCCGATCGCGCCGGCGGTGCCGGCTTCCCCGTGGTAACCCCCCATGAATCCGATCACGATCGGCCGCCCGGTCGCGCGGCGCATGAACCGCACGGCGGTCTCGACCGCCTCCGTGCCGTTCAGCGCGATGTCGACCCGCGTGAGCGGGCCGGGCGCGATCGCCACGAGCCGCTCGGCGAGCGGCAGCACGTACTCGTGCGAGTAGTAGTGGGTGTCCTCGTTGCCGTAGCGGCGCAGCGCCTCCACGGCCGCCTCGGTGATGTCGGCGCGAGCGGCCCCTACGGGCACCGAGGCCATCGCGCTGATGCAGTCGAGGTAGACGTTGCCGTCGATGTCCTCGACCTCGTAGCCGGACTTGCGGCAGATCACGAACGGGCCGACCTCCTCGGCCAAGCCGCGGTACAGGACCGCGGACTGGCGCTCGAGGATGTCGCGCGTCTTCGGCCCCGGCGGAGTCGCGACGATCTTCGGCAGTTCGTCGTTCCCCACGCCGGTTCCGCCTCCGCTTCGATCGGTCACAAGCCGATGCTGCTCCAGTCTCCCGTGATCGCACACGTGATGCCGGGTACCTGGATGTTCACGAACAGCCACTCGCCGTTGGGGCTGAAGCACGGCCCCGCGAACTCAGAGAACCCAAGGCCGTCGCCGGCCGAGCGGCCGTCGTCGGGCACGGTCGGATCGTAGAGCTTGCCCGACGCCGCGAGGTAGTGCTGCTGCACTGCGAGCAGATTCTCGGCGACGTTGATCATCGTGCCGTTCGGCAGGAGCGCCTTCACGAAGTTGCTCTTCAGGTTCCCGTCCTCGGCGATCACGATCGCGCCGCCGGGGCTGGTCGTCATGTTGTCGGGACCGTCGAGTTGACTCTTCGCCGCCGATTCGAACAACAGCTCGAGCTCACCCAGCTCGTTCAGCTCGCCGGCGTTCGCGGTGGGGGTGTACGACCACACCTGGCCGAGGCCCGCGTCGCCGCCATCGCTCGATCCGAACACGATCGAGCCCTCGCGGTACGTGCAACCCTCGCCGCCGAGGAACTTCGCACCACCCTTGGCCCGGCCCTGCTGGAAGACGGCCGACGCGTTGTTCTCGGCGTTCGCGGGGTCCGGGTCGTCGATCGTGACCCAGTTGCACTCGAGCACGTCGCCGACGGTCTGCCCGGTGATCGTGTTGTACTTCGGCTGGCCTTTGACGCGCAGCATCTGCAGCACGCCCTTCCGCAGGTTGCCGGGCGTTTCGGGGATGAACCGGTAGAAGCCGTCGGGCCCCTCGTCCTCGGTCTGGTAGATCACCCCGGTGTCGGGGTCGACCGCTCCCGCCTCGTGCAGGAACCGGCCGAGCTTCTTGTAGGGCTTGGTCAACACCGCGGAGTCGTTGGCCGGGTCGACCTCGAAGACGTAGCCGTGCGGCTTCTTGCGCCCCGACCTCACCCCCGCCACGGTCTCCTCGCACGTGAGCCACGTGTCCCACGGCGTCGGGATGCCGGCGCAGTTGGTGTCGGTACCGTTCAGGCTGATCCAGTGCGACAGGAGTTCACCGGTGGACGCGTTGACCTCGAGGGTGGTCGTGCCGCCGGGCGCCTTCTTGTCCCACGCCGTGGCCGGGTCGCCGATCACGGTGCCCGCGGGCACGTCGTTGCCCTCCCCAAGCTCGTGGTTGCGGATGATGCGCCACCTTCCGCCTCCCATATTGAAGACCGCCATGCCGTCGTGGATCGGAGGCGTAATGAATCCATCGGTCATCGCCGACCCGAACGCTCCGAACGTGTGGTAGCTGAAGCCCGGCGGCAACGCCAGCTCGGGACCGGCGGCGACGAGGTCCGCGCCGCGAGGTTGCACCGACGAGGTGTTCTGAGCCAGCATCGCGGCGCCGGCTTCCCGATCGCGTTCCATCAGCACCGCGCTCGCCATCGCCGTTCCGATCACACCCATGCGGATGAAGCTTCGGCGATCCACTTCTCCTCGGCGTCCGACGCCGTCCGCTCGGACGGCAAGGTCCGGATCGTTGGTCTGCAACGCGGATTCCCCCCTTCGCCCCACCCGCGCACGCCCCGGTCCTGGGTTCGTGCCACGGGGGAGCCTGTGGACTGTCGACAATCTACGAACCAGCGAAGAAGCGGTCAACCCCTGCACGTACGATGACGGAACCCGACCCATCGGAGCAGAACGCTGAGCGCACGCGAGGAGAACGATCGAGCGCTGCTCATCGCGATGCCGTCACGCCATCTCGAGGCGGCGCGGGCCGCCTGCGACGAGGCCGGGGTGGTGACGCTTCCCGCAGGAGGCCCCGGCGACCTCGATGACGCGCACGAAGGCATGACGGTGCTCGTGATCGCAACGGACGCAGGCGACGCCGAAGTGCCCGCCGCCACATGGCGAGCCGTCTTCGAAGGACGCGTGCCGCACGGCTCGGGCGATCCGTGGCCCCTGGGCCTCCCCGACACCTGGACGGAGGAGCACGCTTGGAGCGGCGCGGTCGAGGTCCCGCCGACACCGGACCCGGATCACGACGAGGAGGAGGAGGAGGAGGAGGGCATGTTCGGGCCCCAATCGTTCTTCCGCGTCCGTGCGCTCGCGCCGTCACCGCGCGGTGAGTGGGTCTACGCGAACGAGCTCGTGCCGAAGCAGCAGCGCGGGGGTCGGACCTTCGTGCCGCGCACGCCGCGCGTGATCCGGTTCGTCGACTGACCAGGCCCGGCTTCAGCGCCGGCTCGAACCCTTCGCGTCACGCAGGACCTCGCGCGCAGCGTTCCGCCCGTTCGCCCCGGTGACCCCGCCCCCCGGATGCGTGCCGGCCCCGCAGAGGTACAAGCCCCGGATCGGCGTGCGGTAGTCGGCCCAGCCGCGCACGGGCCGCAGGAACAGCAGCTGGTCGGGCGCCATGTCGCCGTGCAACGCGTGCCCGCCGGTGAGGCCCATCAGGCGTTCCATGTCGAGCGGCGTCACCACCTGGCGATGCTGGATCAGGTCGGGCAGCTTCGGGAAGTGCTCGGCGATCGTCGAGATCGCCCGGTCGGCGCGGTCCTCCTTGAGGTCGTCCCACTCGGCGTCGCGCAACCGGTAGGGCTGGGAGTTCACGTCGATCGTGACGATGTGCTTGCCCTCCGGCGCGAGCGAGGGGTCGTGCACCGTCGGGAAGCAGAGCTCGATGTGCGCCGGGTCGGCGGCGATGCCATGCCGCGCTTGCGCCTGCTGGAAGTCCATGTCGGCGATGAACGGGTTCAGCTCCATGATGCCCGTGTGGTAGGGCTGCACGCCACCCTCGGGCATGCCCTTCACGAACGGGAGCTCGCTCACCGCCAGGTTGATCTTGATGCTTGTGCCCATGCACCGGTACGCCTCGATGCGGGCGACGAAGTCGGGTGGCAGGTCCTCGCGCTCGCACAACGACAGGAACGTGCGCTTGGGGTCGGCGTTCGAGAGCACGCGCTTCGCCGCGAGCTCCTCACCGCTCGCCAGCCGCACGCCCACGGCCCGCCCGCCGCGCGTCACCACCTGCACGACCTCGGCGTCGCAGCGGATCTCACAACCGGTCTCACGCGCCGCGTCGGCCATCGTCGCGGTGAGCACGCCCATGCCGCCGCGCACGAACCCCCACTGACGCACGCCGCCGTCGGCCTCCTCGCTTGCGTGGTCGTGCAGCAGCACGTACGCGGTGCCGCCCGTCGACGGCCCGGCCACGCTGTCGTTGATCGCGTGCCAGCCGAGGGCCGCCTTCACGTGGTCGCTCTCGAACCGTTCCGACAGGAACTGGTTCGCGCTCGTCGAGAACAGGTACGCCAGGTCGGCGAGACGCTTGCGCTGCCGCAGGCCGATGCGTCCCCACTTCGCCAGCGCGCCCAGGTCCGAGAGCGAACGCACGCGCGGATCGGGCGCAGTCCAATCGAACGACGGAAGAACGGCCCGCACGAGCTCGGCGAGGTCTTCCTCGAAGCGGGGCAGGGCACGAGCATCGGCCGTCGAAAATCGCCGGGTCGCGTCGATGTTGGCGGCCATGTCGTCGCCGAGGTAGTAGCGGGCGCCGTCCGGGTACAGGTTCAGCGTGGGACCGGCTGGATCGACGACGATGCCCCGTTGCACGAGACGCATGTCCTGCCAGATCGACTCGCGCAGCATCGAGAGCACGTAGGCCCCGGTCGACGCACGGAACCCGGGGGCGAACTCCTCGGTGTTACAGGCCCCGCCGACGAACGGGCGACGCTCGAGGACGAGGGTGCGAAGGCCCGCGCGGGAGAGATGGAAGCCCGCGACGAGACCGTTGTGGCCTCCACCGACGATCACGGCGTCGTACGTGACCCGGGTCATCGGCCGGACGCTATCGAGGGAGATTGTCGACTGTCAACCAAGCAGCGGCTGCTCAGACGGGCGACTTCACGACCACGCCGCTCTTCATCACGAACGTCACCTGCTCGAGGATCGACACGTCGTCGGTCGGATCGCCTTCTACGGCGATCAGGTCGGCGAACAGCCCGGGGGTGATCGTGCCCACCCGGTCCTCCCAGCCCATCAGCTCGGCGGACCATCGGGTGGCGCTCCGGATCGCCTGCATCGGCGTGAGGCCGTACCGCACGTAGTAGGGGAACTGCCGCGCGTTCTCCCCGTGTGGCGCGATGCCGGAGTCGGTGCCGAACGCGATGCGCACGCCCGCCTTCACGCACTTCGTGAAGCCCTCGCGCTGCGCATCGTTCGTGAGGTGCACCTTCGCGATCACCTCGTCGGTATAGCCGAGCGACGGGCCGACCTCGAGCATGTAGTCGCCGTCGTACATGTCGGCCACCAGGTAGGTGCCGCGCTCGGCCATCAGCTCGATCGCCTCGTCGTCCATCAGCGAGCCGTGCTCGATCGATCGAACGCCCGCTCGCACCGCGCGCTTGATGCCCTCTGCGCCGTGCGCGTGGGCGGCCACGTGGGTGCCGGCGCCCTCGGCTTCCTCGACGGCCGCGCGGAGCTCGTCCTCGGTGAACTCAGGCATGCCGGGCTTCGTGCCGCTCGTCAGCACCGCGCCGGTCGCGAGGACCTTGATGAAATCCGCCCCGTACCGCAGCACCTGGCGCACCGTCGATCGCATCTGGTCGACGCCGCTCGTCACCCCGAACCGCAGGTCCCGTGGCACGACCTCGTCGACGTCGACCGCCAGGCCGGTCACGTCGCCGGCCCCGCCGGGGGTGGTGACGTAGGCGCCCGCGCACATCATGCGCGGTCCGGCGATCCACCCCGCCTCGATGCCGTCGCGCAGCGCCACGTCGACGAACGCGCGGAACGTGCCGATGTCACGCACGGTCGTGAACCCTGCCTCGAGCGTGGCGCGGGCGTTCCGTACGCCGACGATCGCCTCCTGCGCGCCCGAGCGCATCACGAGCTGCGCGTACCCCTGGCCGTTGTCGTCGTCCCCGATCAGGTGCGAGTGCATGTCCATGAGCCCGGGGAGCATCGTGTGCCCAGGCAGATCGATGCGACGGGCGTCGGTGGGGGCGTCGGCGGTCGCGACCACGTCGGCGACGCGGTCGTCGTCGACGATCACGGCGAGATCGGTGAGCACCTCCCCTCGCTCGGTGTCGATCAGCCGGTCGGACGTGAGGACGGTGCGCTCGCTCATGGCGCGGAGGATACCGCCTGACGCCACTACTCCAGGTTGGACTAGAGCGTGGCGACGACTAGAGCGTGGCGAGGCCGCCGTGCAGCAACCCGTCGAGCAGCCGCCGCAACTCGTCGCCCTCGAAGGTGCGGTCGTGGCCGGCGTGCACGCGCCGCACCGGCAGCGACGCGAGCCGCCGCAGCGACGCCTCGGCCGCCTCGAGATCGTCGAAGCCCAGCCGTGCGTCGACGTAGGCGGTGTCGCCGCTGAACAGCAGGCCGGTGGAGGCCTCCCACACCGCGACCGAACCGGGAGTGTGCCCCGGCACGTGCAGCACCTCGAACCGGCGGTCACCCAGGTCGATCACGTCGCCGTCGTCCACGAACGAGGTCGGCTCGGCCCCCGGCGCGACCCAGCCGGCCGGGTCGAAGCCGTCGTGCGGCAACGCCTCGATCGTGCGATCGGGCACGTCGAAGCCGTAGTACGCGAACATCTCGTCGACCCCCTCGGGCTGGGCGTCACGCTCGATCCGCACCGGGAACGGCGCCCGCGTCTCTGCCGCGTCGGCCTCGTGGCACCGCCGGTCGTCGAACTCCGCGAGCCCGCCGACGTGGTCGAAGTGACCGTGCGTCGCGACGGCGATCACCGCCCGGTCGGCCGCGAGCTCGTCGATCGCGGGCCGCAGCGGACCGATCCCGTTGGCGGTGTCGACCACGAGGTCCGCGTCGCGCCCCCGCACGTGCCACACGTTGGACTCGAGCATCGGCGTGATGTGCCCCTCCACGAGCAGCGTCACGCCGTCTTCGGCATCGTGCATCCGCCACCAGCGCTCGGCGACCGGCAACCCATCGCTCACATCCGATCCTCGAACAGCAGGGACGGCGCCGGCTCCCTCATGCAGTGCGCCGACGTCATCGACGCGTTGTACGAGCCGACGTTCGGCAGCGCCACGATGTCCCCCTCTCGCACGTCGGGGAACGCGTGGTCCTCGGCGAACAGGTCGGGTCCCTCGTTGATGTGGCCGGAGAACGTGACGTCGTGCACCGATGCCGCATCGGCGGCGCGGCAGAGGATCGGGAAGAACGGGATGCGATACACGAAGTGCTCGCAGAGCACGTTCCAGCCGGTGTCGAGCCCGACGAACGTGGTGCCCTCGCGGTCCTCGACCGTCACGACCTCGGCGAGATGCACCCCGGCCTGCTTCGCGATGAACTCCCCCGGCTCGGTGGCGACCGTCACGCCGAGCGGACCGAAGTGGCGCGCCATGATGCCCGCCCAGGCGGCGAGGTCGAGCGGATCGTCGGTCGGTCGGAACGGCACGCCGAGGCCTCCCCCCGTGTTCACCTCGGCGATCGGGCACCCCGCCTCGATCAACGCCGCGGTGGCTTCGGCGACCCGCCGCATCACCTCGTCGACGACGTCGAGCGAGTCGTCGAAGTACAGGTAGCCGGAGTGCACGTGCACGGTGTCGATCGTGAGCCCGTGTCGCCGGCTGATGTCGACGGCCTCCGCTAGCCGCTCCGGGTAGATGCCGAACTTCGTCGGCTTCGAGCCGGCGTAGGCGCTCTCCGTGCCGCCGGCGTGCGTCGCACCAGCGCGTGGGTTCACCCGAACGCCGATCGTTCGGCCGGGAGCGGCCCGGCCCACGCGCTCGAGCTGCGTCAGCAGGTCGACGTTCAGGTGGCAGCCCGTCGGAAGGATGCGAGCGAGGTCACGATCGGAGAGGTTCGTGCCGGTGTAGCTGATCTCCTCGGGCTCCCAGCCGTGCTCGAGCGCCCACTCGAGCTCGCCGGGCGAGCAGACGTCGATGCCCACGTACGGCGCGCGCTCGCGCAGGAACCGCAGGAAGCCGGGCTCACGCTGGGCCTTCAGCGCGTAGCGCACGCGCCCGGCCACGCCCGACGCGTCGAACGCGGCTCGGAGCGCCTCGGCCTGCTCGCGCGCGTTCTCGAGGTCGTAGACGAACAGCGGGGTGCCGTGCTCGCGCGCCAGGTGTTCCGCGTCGCGACCGGCGATCGTGAGCCGCCCGTCGGCGATGCCGAGGCCCGGCCGGGCCCACCACGTGCGTTCCTCGATCGTGGTCACGCGCATGCGCACAGGCTAGC
The Actinomycetota bacterium DNA segment above includes these coding regions:
- a CDS encoding SMP-30/gluconolactonase/LRE family protein yields the protein MGSVIPLDRFDELAADLNHPEGVAWNPFDGKVYAGGEGGEIYAVALDGDVTQVGSTGGSMLGVTVDGRGRVYACDAGKGEIARWDPASGALSTYSRGVGGDDMDCPNVAVFGPDGCLYVTCSGEDGRPEIVRFSPGGEHAERWSDEVPGYPNGALVTADGDALVVVEAHEQRVVRVPILADGSAGPPTVVAEIPDTDPDGIALAIDGSYWVTLYRPDGLVRIDPDGVVDLVVDDHLASTFDAPTNIAWVGERLDRAVVANVGDTFLLIADVGVAGIPLHLPTLD
- a CDS encoding amidohydrolase family protein, which translates into the protein MSERTVLTSDRLIDTERGEVLTDLAVIVDDDRVADVVATADAPTDARRIDLPGHTMLPGLMDMHSHLIGDDDNGQGYAQLVMRSGAQEAIVGVRNARATLEAGFTTVRDIGTFRAFVDVALRDGIEAGWIAGPRMMCAGAYVTTPGGAGDVTGLAVDVDEVVPRDLRFGVTSGVDQMRSTVRQVLRYGADFIKVLATGAVLTSGTKPGMPEFTEDELRAAVEEAEGAGTHVAAHAHGAEGIKRAVRAGVRSIEHGSLMDDEAIELMAERGTYLVADMYDGDYMLEVGPSLGYTDEVIAKVHLTNDAQREGFTKCVKAGVRIAFGTDSGIAPHGENARQFPYYVRYGLTPMQAIRSATRWSAELMGWEDRVGTITPGLFADLIAVEGDPTDDVSILEQVTFVMKSGVVVKSPV
- a CDS encoding cation:proton antiporter, with the translated sequence MSNTDLAAVIIALAVIVLSAHLLGHLFERLHQPRLVGEILAGVLLGPFVFGRVAPEASEALLGTEGSTTATVLGFTYWLGLLLLLFISGTEVRRVLSQENRKPTAWILAVGTPLPFFIALGIGTMLPLDRLMGPESDETSVILVLAIAVAVTSIPVISRIFFDLRILHTRFASIVLGTALLEDIALWTVLAVATALATTTEVGRDLAGSVTEHVGATLLYMGAGLFLFPLLLKRLHRARWNVIAHASPVGYALIVLLAYAAVAALLEVNLVFAAFLAGFGLDRACERRVRGRHHQWRLLRRSSSRPC
- a CDS encoding DUF1697 domain-containing protein; translation: MARYVALLRGINVGGKNLIRMPALEGCFVDHGFEDVSTYIQSGNVVFSAARASRATLTAEIESMLRASFVHYDASVVVRSASQMRSVVANAPPGFGRDPAKYRYDVIFLKPPLTATVALRDVPLKQGVDAAAAGSGVLYHWRLTSRATQSRLSRVVAMPMYQNMTIRNWNTTTKLEALVTASAA
- a CDS encoding alkaline phosphatase PhoX — translated: MDRRSFIRMGVIGTAMASAVLMERDREAGAAMLAQNTSSVQPRGADLVAAGPELALPPGFSYHTFGAFGSAMTDGFITPPIHDGMAVFNMGGGRWRIIRNHELGEGNDVPAGTVIGDPATAWDKKAPGGTTTLEVNASTGELLSHWISLNGTDTNCAGIPTPWDTWLTCEETVAGVRSGRKKPHGYVFEVDPANDSAVLTKPYKKLGRFLHEAGAVDPDTGVIYQTEDEGPDGFYRFIPETPGNLRKGVLQMLRVKGQPKYNTITGQTVGDVLECNWVTIDDPDPANAENNASAVFQQGRAKGGAKFLGGEGCTYREGSIVFGSSDGGDAGLGQVWSYTPTANAGELNELGELELLFESAAKSQLDGPDNMTTSPGGAIVIAEDGNLKSNFVKALLPNGTMINVAENLLAVQQHYLAASGKLYDPTVPDDGRSAGDGLGFSEFAGPCFSPNGEWLFVNIQVPGITCAITGDWSSIGL
- a CDS encoding NAD(P)/FAD-dependent oxidoreductase produces the protein MTRVTYDAVIVGGGHNGLVAGFHLSRAGLRTLVLERRPFVGGACNTEEFAPGFRASTGAYVLSMLRESIWQDMRLVQRGIVVDPAGPTLNLYPDGARYYLGDDMAANIDATRRFSTADARALPRFEEDLAELVRAVLPSFDWTAPDPRVRSLSDLGALAKWGRIGLRQRKRLADLAYLFSTSANQFLSERFESDHVKAALGWHAINDSVAGPSTGGTAYVLLHDHASEEADGGVRQWGFVRGGMGVLTATMADAARETGCEIRCDAEVVQVVTRGGRAVGVRLASGEELAAKRVLSNADPKRTFLSLCEREDLPPDFVARIEAYRCMGTSIKINLAVSELPFVKGMPEGGVQPYHTGIMELNPFIADMDFQQAQARHGIAADPAHIELCFPTVHDPSLAPEGKHIVTIDVNSQPYRLRDAEWDDLKEDRADRAISTIAEHFPKLPDLIQHRQVVTPLDMERLMGLTGGHALHGDMAPDQLLFLRPVRGWADYRTPIRGLYLCGAGTHPGGGVTGANGRNAAREVLRDAKGSSRR
- a CDS encoding aminotransferase class III-fold pyridoxal phosphate-dependent enzyme, with amino-acid sequence MGNDELPKIVATPPGPKTRDILERQSAVLYRGLAEEVGPFVICRKSGYEVEDIDGNVYLDCISAMASVPVGAARADITEAAVEALRRYGNEDTHYYSHEYVLPLAERLVAIAPGPLTRVDIALNGTEAVETAVRFMRRATGRPIVIGFMGGYHGEAGTAGAIGAETSDLSYGYRALMPGFVHVPYPNPYRTPFAARPGGTGDGTVDYLRDFLLHHAIDPREVAGFMIEPVMGSGGCVAPPETFWPALTDLCREFDFLLCADEVKTGFGRAGTMFAVERFGVEPDLLALGKSMGGGVMPIGALLGTEASMDFDDVSTGSTWSWLPAACAAALATLDVFEHEPILENVMALEAAGLEGLRGLVDRYEAIGDVRATGCFMAVEFVRDRETKERDLELQERVAWGCVRRGLLIDPSTTSLNIQPSLVMPVEEMSTVFGILDESIAEAVGSRA
- a CDS encoding M20/M25/M40 family metallo-hydrolase: MNDADARAWVSRELLDLVAIHSPSGKEHDAVDHLEARCAAWGLPVERLPVDGAADDLVIGWPAQPSLLLTAHIDTITPTWPWDAALDGDLVRGLGAGDCKGSVIAFALGMLLAAERGVDLASAPVALGVCVDEELLGRGSIVMAEALRPTWVIAGEPSRLELGVAEAGFVDAICEVHGRSAHGSFPERGDNAIEKAARLLLAVHDEPFTEVEHPLLGRNVPGTLWIEGGGELHVVPDRARVRIEIRVVPGGPAARAIESRLRALAAEHDADVELVEASVEPFETHPDAPVLDALLRASEEVSGSRAPTVGVPAWTDAHNFVELAGSQAVVWGPGDFGLAHDADEAIAIDEVVVAARTIETLLGRLDGWAA